The Armatimonadota bacterium genome window below encodes:
- a CDS encoding metalloregulator ArsR/SmtB family transcription factor, whose protein sequence is MDVETNRLAFRALGDPTRLHIVEFLSSMCCGRASVDDEGGVEGPTAGEICCHITGEEKISSTISHHLHELEDAGLIQIERKGKRMLCTLKPDALLALSNYLKTLAQPNDQTNCC, encoded by the coding sequence ATGGATGTCGAAACGAACCGTCTAGCATTCCGAGCCCTTGGTGACCCAACCCGGCTTCACATTGTGGAGTTCCTCTCCTCTATGTGCTGCGGAAGGGCCTCGGTGGATGATGAGGGTGGAGTCGAAGGTCCAACCGCCGGAGAAATCTGTTGCCACATCACCGGCGAAGAGAAGATCAGCTCCACGATCTCCCACCACCTTCACGAGCTCGAAGACGCGGGTCTTATCCAAATCGAACGAAAAGGGAAGCGAATGCTCTGCACCCTTAAACCCGACGCCCTCCTCGCCCTCTCCAACTATTTGAAAACACTCGCCCAACCCAACGACCAAACCAACTGTTGCTAA
- a CDS encoding Vat family streptogramin A O-acetyltransferase → MNGPNPTELHPVPGFEQVCFIKNAISNPNVIVGDYTYYDDPEGAAEFEKNILYHFPFVGDKLIIGKFCALARGVKFIMNGANHIMSGTSTYPFYIFGDGWEPALSERAVFPFKGDTVVGNDVWIGYEALIMPGVTIGDGAIIAARSVVTSDVPAYSIYGGNPAKLIRERFASNQVERLLTVAWWDWPIDELTPLLPILVAGEVEEFLALAETKN, encoded by the coding sequence ATGAACGGACCCAACCCGACCGAGCTTCACCCCGTTCCGGGTTTTGAGCAGGTCTGCTTCATCAAAAACGCGATTTCGAACCCAAACGTGATCGTCGGAGACTACACCTATTACGACGACCCCGAAGGGGCAGCCGAGTTCGAGAAAAACATTCTCTATCACTTTCCGTTCGTCGGCGACAAGCTCATCATCGGAAAATTCTGTGCTCTCGCCCGAGGTGTGAAATTCATCATGAACGGTGCAAACCACATCATGAGCGGAACCTCGACCTACCCGTTCTACATCTTCGGTGACGGCTGGGAACCCGCGCTTTCCGAGCGCGCAGTTTTTCCGTTCAAGGGAGATACGGTCGTGGGCAACGATGTTTGGATCGGTTACGAGGCGCTCATCATGCCAGGGGTCACTATTGGCGATGGTGCTATCATTGCCGCGCGCTCCGTGGTGACGTCTGATGTCCCGGCTTACTCGATCTACGGCGGAAACCCCGCGAAACTCATCCGAGAACGATTCGCCTCCAATCAAGTCGAGAGGTTGCTGACCGTCGCTTGGTGGGATTGGCCCATTGATGAGTTGACTCCTCTGCTGCCAATTCTCGTTGCGGGAGAAGTCGAAGAGTTTCTTGCCCTCGCCGAAACAAAAAACTGA
- the sucD gene encoding succinate--CoA ligase subunit alpha yields the protein MSVLVDKNTKVIVCGITGKEGGFHTEQMINYGTNIVGGVTPGKGGQEFLGKPVFNTVKEAVEATGADASIIFVPPPFAADSVLECEAAGMPFVTLITEGIPISDMTMVVNRLKANGVTRLLGGNCAGIITPGECKMGIMPGHIFMPGNVGMVSRSGTLTYEIVWEMTRAGFGQTTCVGIGGDPLPGTRFIEVMEMFHNDPKTEAVVFVGEIGGSDEEMACEWVKANMKKPVVGFISGRTAPPGKRMGHAGAIISGKTGTPQSKVDALLDCGALVADRTSDVPALLKQAMGG from the coding sequence ATGTCAGTCCTCGTCGACAAAAACACCAAAGTCATCGTTTGCGGAATCACTGGGAAAGAGGGTGGATTCCACACCGAACAGATGATCAACTACGGAACCAATATCGTCGGCGGAGTGACCCCCGGAAAAGGCGGTCAGGAGTTCCTGGGCAAGCCGGTTTTCAATACGGTCAAAGAAGCCGTAGAGGCTACGGGTGCGGATGCGTCGATCATTTTTGTTCCACCCCCCTTTGCGGCTGACTCCGTTCTGGAGTGCGAAGCGGCGGGGATGCCATTCGTGACCTTGATCACGGAGGGAATCCCAATCTCGGACATGACGATGGTTGTCAATCGGCTTAAGGCTAACGGCGTCACCCGGTTGCTCGGCGGAAACTGCGCGGGAATCATCACTCCGGGCGAGTGCAAGATGGGCATCATGCCTGGGCACATCTTTATGCCGGGCAACGTCGGAATGGTGAGCCGATCAGGAACGCTTACCTATGAGATTGTATGGGAAATGACCCGGGCCGGATTTGGTCAAACCACCTGCGTCGGAATCGGCGGAGACCCACTTCCAGGAACTCGGTTCATCGAAGTCATGGAAATGTTCCACAACGACCCCAAGACCGAAGCAGTCGTCTTCGTCGGCGAAATCGGCGGCTCGGACGAGGAAATGGCTTGCGAATGGGTGAAGGCTAACATGAAGAAGCCGGTTGTTGGATTCATCTCGGGTAGAACCGCACCTCCTGGAAAGCGAATGGGCCACGCAGGAGCGATCATCAGCGGAAAGACTGGGACTCCACAGTCCAAGGTTGACGCGCTTCTGGATTGCGGAGCTTTGGTCGCTGACCGCACCAGCGACGTACCTGCTCTGCTCAAGCAAGCAATGGGCGGCTAG
- a CDS encoding DinB family protein: MATITDVGLLVEQTIEHLASAKGPAEGWTPVQVLDHLSQVHTGVLLGLRSQVEMPRRHVGLALRRRIVNFLMLSAIPVPARGALPACPENADFEAAAAKLRKLQAKLEKRIDEGVQDSWVCFVHPVGGPLNLNETLAFVHAHLMYHCKRAGK, translated from the coding sequence TTGGCTACGATTACCGACGTTGGCCTGCTCGTAGAACAGACGATTGAGCATTTGGCGAGTGCAAAAGGTCCCGCAGAAGGATGGACTCCGGTACAGGTTCTGGATCACCTTTCTCAGGTGCATACAGGTGTTCTGCTCGGCTTGCGCTCACAAGTTGAAATGCCAAGGCGTCATGTCGGACTGGCCTTGCGAAGGCGGATCGTCAACTTCCTCATGTTAAGCGCAATACCAGTTCCGGCCCGGGGAGCTCTTCCCGCTTGCCCAGAGAATGCGGATTTTGAAGCGGCGGCTGCAAAACTCCGAAAACTTCAAGCCAAGTTAGAGAAACGGATCGATGAGGGTGTTCAAGACTCTTGGGTTTGCTTTGTTCATCCAGTTGGGGGCCCGTTGAACCTGAATGAGACTCTTGCCTTTGTGCATGCCCACCTGATGTACCACTGTAAACGTGCCGGAAAGTAG